One genomic window of Magnolia sinica isolate HGM2019 chromosome 3, MsV1, whole genome shotgun sequence includes the following:
- the LOC131240315 gene encoding cytochrome P450 71AU50-like, translated as MLSWMTLLLIALVGFWPIVYLIRPMRGDRKRTNGVGIKGTLPPGPQGLPILGSLLTLGNLPHRTLHRLANKYGPIMYMQLGLVPTIIVSSPQVAQQFLKKYDLIFATRPDTKAGHYMSFGRKGISFAPYGHYWRNMHKFCMIELLSNLKIESFRSMRREELVLLVQSLKDASAACLPANLTIKVASFTTDITCRMVFGEKKMNKIIDEQGFKEFVEEVTYLAGAFNIADYIPCIGPLDLQGLRRRMKTTNKFFDSLFEKIIDEHLQHSEVRHQRDFVDFMLSFMTSDENQFQFNRSNIKAILLEMLLAALDTSSTTIDWALSELIKHPRVMKKAQQELESIVGMERMVEESDLENLEYLDMVVKETMRLHPVVPLLLPREAMEDCTVNSFHIPKKSRIIVNAWAIGRDPNVWSNPEEFYPERFAGTSIDVRGHDFELLPFGSGRRGCPGMQLGLMIVQLVLAQLVHCFDWELPNGMSPDDMDMTEKFGIVMPRINHLWAAPTYRLRDDISAEQMKI; from the exons ATGCTTTCATGGATGACACTTCTCTTGATAGCATTAGTTGGGTTCTGGCCCATTGTCTATCTCATACGTCCCATGAGAGGGGATAGGAAGAGAACGAATGGTGTTGGAATCAAAGGTACGTTACCGCCTGGTCCCCAGGGACTTCCCATCTTGGGAAGCCTCCTCACGTTGGGGAACCTCCCTCATCGTACGCTCCATAGATTAGCCAACAAGTATGGCCCAATCATGTACATGCAGCTAGGCCTAGTTCCAACCATCATCGTCTCTTCCCCTCAAGTGGCCCAGCAGTTCCTCAAGAAATATGATCTCATCTTCGCCACTAGGCCGGACACTAAGGCAGGCCACTACATGTCCTTCGGTAGAAAGGGAATATCGTTCGCCCCGTACGGTCATTACTGGCGAAACATGCACAAGTTTTGCATGATAGAGTTGCTTAGTAACCTCAAGATCGAGTCATTCAGGTCGATGAGGAGAGAAGAGCTAGTCCTCCTCGTGCAATCACTTAAGGATGCATCTGCGGCCTGCCTCCCGGCCAACCTTACCATCAAAGTTGCATCTTTTACCACAGACATAACATGCAGGATGGTGTTTGGGGAGAAGAAAATGAACAAGATTATCGATGAGCAAGGCTTCAAAGAATTCGTTGAAGAGGTCACGTATCTTGCAGGAGCTTTCAACATAGCTGATTACATTCCCTGCATCGGCCCGCTCGATCTCCAAGGGTTACGACGCCGCATGAAGACCACTAACAAGTTCTTCGATAGCCTTTTTGAGAAGATCATCGATGAACACTTACAACATAGTGAAGTAAGGCATCAGAGGGACTTCGTCGATTTCATGTTGTCATTCATGACTTCTGACGAAAATCAATTTCAGTTCAATCGGAGCAATATCAAAGCCATATTGTTG GAAATGCTTCTGGCTGCGTTGGACACATCATCGACTACGATAGACTGGGCCCTCTCAGAGCTCATCAAGCATCCACGTGTGATGAAGAAGGCACAACAGGAGTTAGAGTCCATTGTAGGCATGGAGCGGATGGTGGAAGAGTCTGACCTGGAAAATTTGGAGTACTTGGACATGGTGGTAAAGGAGACCATGAGGCTTCACCCTGTGGTCCCATTGCTTCTCCCTCGTGAGGCCATGGAGGATTGCACCGTCAACAGCTTCCACATACCCAAAAAATCTCGCATCATTGTAAATGCATGGGCCATCGGACGGGACCCCAATGTGTGGTCTAATCCTGAAGAATTCTACCCTGAGAGGTTTGCAGGCACTAGCATAGATGTAAGGGGCCATGATTTTGAACTTCTACCTTTCGGGTCTGGGCGTAGAGGTTGCCCAGGAATGCAGCTGGGCCTAATGATCGTCCAACTAGTATTGGCCCAACTGGTGCATTGCTTTGATTGGGAGCTTCCAAA